In the Helianthus annuus cultivar XRQ/B chromosome 11, HanXRQr2.0-SUNRISE, whole genome shotgun sequence genome, one interval contains:
- the LOC110890811 gene encoding ubiquitin domain-containing protein 1, whose protein sequence is MGCTGSTSAKTDEPVKKITKPKAWKHSEPLTGEQLKRMRDEFWDTAPHYGGRKEIWDALRAAAEAELSLAQTIVDSAGIIVQKADLTVCYDERGAKYELPKYVLSDPTNLVRGS, encoded by the exons ATGGGTTGTACTGGATCAACCAGTGCCAAAACAGATG AACCTGTTAAGAAAATAACCAAACCAAAGGCGTGGAAGCATTCTGAACCGCTAACTGGGGAGCAGCTTAAGCGGATGCGTGACGAGTTTTGGGATACGGCTCCGCATTATGGTGGCCGAAAAG AGATCTGGGATGCACTTCGAGCCGCTGCTGAAGCTGAACTATCACTTGCACAAACGATAGTCGACAGTGCTGGCATTATCGTTCAAAAGGCGGATTTGACCGTCTGTTACGATGAAAGAG GTGCAAAGTACGAGTTGCCAAAGTATGTTCTGAGTGACCCGACAAATCTGGTTCGTGGAAGTTGA
- the LOC110890810 gene encoding transcription termination factor MTERF2, chloroplastic, which translates to MLSPQHTHLPPHHHLPLLHHPLSTTTITFNRRHPPPISASSHPPPTNPPNQDTKILRTHNARSTSILFQTDPQSQTLNGYHKNEILKLLELSMAKKRTPQFPGSIYIQSPADTTVESSLPPIKDVFNAENDYDFEVIMRALEIRREVTLEIFKEAMRKGKFGITYVNNLGSRLFPEFIDYVMVQAAAMKQVPEFANSSFNVRAKACLEDCNVVPLIRWLKHNGLSYPQIGKLICNSKGNLESIRTTADWLKSIHVDGRFIGVALLRGGENVLQRSTEELDEIVSCLEKNGVKREWIGYIVSRCPELLSFSMEELETRMKFYFDMGMNEKDFGTMVFDFPKVLGFYSLEEMNQKVAYLKEFGLSNEDVGRLLAFRPHLMGCSIEERWKPLVKYFYYLGISRDGMRRILTVKPMVFCFDFEANIVRKVQFFSDIGVQEKGIASMLVRFPSLMTYSLHKKIRPVVIFLLTKAGVSQTNIGKVIGLGPELLGCSISKKLDPNVKYFLSLGIDLKTLGEMIADFPMLLRYNIDVLRPKYRYLRRTMVRPLNDLIEFPRFFSYSLEDRIIPRHKILMDNRVNFKLRYMLSSTDDEFQQKVEAAVQRRRMFESGISNNIGLDSPTDDSSEDEIDDVDINIDVL; encoded by the exons ATGCTCTCCCCCCAACACACCCACCTTCCCCCTCACCACCACCTGCCCCTCCTCCACCACCCactctccaccaccaccatcaccttcaatcgccgccacccaccacccATCTCCGCCTCCTCCCACCCACCCCCCACCAACCCACCCAACCAAGACACCAAAATCCTCCGAACCCACAACGCAAGATCCACCTCAATCCTCTTCCAAACCGACCCACAATCTCAAACCTTAAATGGGTATCATAAAAATGAAATCTTGAAGCTTTTGGAGCTCTCAATGGCCAAAAAAAGAACCCCTCAGTTTCCAGGCTCAATCTACATCCAGTCCCCTGCAGACACCACTGTAGAGTCTTCTTTACCACCAATCAAAGATGTGTTTAATGCTGAAAATGATTATGATTTTGAGGTTATTATGAGGGCACTTGAGATTAGGAGGGAAGTGACATTGGAGATTTTTAAAGAGGCTATGAGGAAAGGGAAGTTTGGGATTACTTATGTTAATAATTTGGGGTCAAGATTGTTTCCTGAGTTTATTGATTATGTTATGGTTCAAGCTGCTGCTATGAAACAGGTGCCTGAGTTTGCGAATTCGTCGTTTAATGTTCGGGCTAAAGCTTGCTTAGAAGACTGTAATGTGGTTCCTCTGATAAG GTGGCTAAAACACAACGGATTATCATATCCTCAGATCGGGAAGCTAATTTGCAATTCAAAAGGGAATCTCGAATCAATCAGAACCACTGCCGACTGGCTCAAGTCAATTCACGTCGACGGACGATTTATTGGGGTTGCGTTACTTAGAGGCGGAGAGAATGTATTACAACGCAGCACCGAAGAGTTGGATGAAATAGTTTCGTGTTTGGAGAAAAACGGAGTTAAAAGGGAGTGGATAGGTTATATCGTTAGCAGATGTCCCGAGTTGTTGTCTTTTAGCATGGAGGAACTCGAGACTCGCATGAAGTTTTACTTTGATATGGGTATGAACGAGAAAGATTTTGGGACTATGGTTTTTGACTTTCCTAAAGTGCTTGGGTTCTATTCACTTGAGGAAATGAATCAAAAG GTTGCATATTTAAAGGAGTTTGGCCTCAGCAATGAAGACGTAGGGAGATTACTAGCATTCAGACCGCACTTGATGGGATGTAGCATCGAGGAAAGATGGAAGCCTCTCGTTAAATACTTTTATTATCTTGGGATTTCTCGAGATGGTATGAGAAGAATTCTTACCGTTAAACCCATGGTTTTTTGTTTCGACTTCGAGGCCAATATTGTCCGAAAG GTACAATTCTTTAGTGACATAGGCGTTCAAGAAAAGGGTATCGCTAGTATGCTTGTCAGGTTTCCATCATTAATGACATATAGCCTACACAAGAAGATAAGGCCCGTG GTAATATTTTTGTTGACGAAAGCCGGAGTATCCCAGACGAACATCGGAAAGGTTATCGGGTTGGGCCCGGAGCTCTTGGGGTGCAGTATATCAAAGAAATTGGATCCTAACGTCAAATACTTCTTGTCTCTTGGTATAGACCTTAAAACTTTGGGTGAAATGATTGCCGATTTCCCCATGCTGCTTCGGTACAACATTGACGTCCTACGCCCAAAATATCGGTATTTACGGAGAACCATGGTCCGCCCTTTAAACGATCTCATAGAGTTCCCACG GTTCTTTAGCTATTCTTTAGAAGATCGAATCATACCAcgtcacaagattctgatggataATCGTGTAAATTTCAAACTTCGTTACATGCTTTCGAGTACAGACGATGAATTTCAACAAAAAGTAGAGGCTGCTGTTCAAAGACGGCGGATGTTTGAATCCGGGATATCAAACAACATAGGATTAGATTCTCCAACCGATGACTCCTCCGAGGATGAAATTGATGACGTGGACATCAACATCGATGTTCTATAA